In Carassius carassius chromosome 46, fCarCar2.1, whole genome shotgun sequence, the following proteins share a genomic window:
- the LOC132129696 gene encoding ubiquitin-like modifier-activating enzyme 1 isoform X1 encodes MSSSPLSKKRRVSGSETKTGSHCSSSNSVRTELSHTPANGMAKNGNDAEIDEGLYSRQLYVLGHDAMKRMQISSVLISGLRGLGVEIAKNVILGGVKSVTLHDQGVAEWKDLSSQFYLREEDLGKNRAEVSQLRLAELNSYVPVTSFTGALTNEYLTKFQVVVLTNSSLDEQKRIGDFCHSNGIKFIVADTRGLFGQLFCDFGEEMAVFDINGEQPLSAMISMITKDSAGVVTCLDEARHGFESGDFVTFTEVQGMTELNGCDPIEIKSLGPYTFSICDTSSFSDYVRGGIVTQVKMPKIVAFKSLSSSMAEPEFVLTDFAKFDRPGQLHMGFQALHAFEKKHSRLPKPWSQSDADELVALAEEVNAAQSGSAKQEQLDQAVIKKLSCVAAGDLAPINAFIGGLAAQEVMKACTGKFMPIMQWLYFDALECLSEAEDAVLTEEECAPRNCRYDSQIAVFGSKLQELLAKQRYFLVGAGAIGCELLKNFAMMGLASGEGEVIVTDMDTIEKSNLNRQFLFRPWDVTKMKSETAAAAVKQMNPSIRITGHQNRVGPETEKVYDDDFFESLDGVTNALDNVDARMYMDRRCVYYCKPLLESGTLGTKGNVQVVIPFLTESYSSSQDPPEKSIPICTLKNFPNAIEHTLQWARDEFEGLFKQPAENALQYMTDPKFMERTLKLPGAQPLDVVEAVYKSLVTDFPRSWEDCVVWARNHWQCQYNNNIRQLLHNFPPDQLTSSGAPFWSGPKRCPHPLEFSTNNDLHMDYIMAAANLFAQSYGLPGSTERSALSKLLQDIKVPEFIPKSGIKIHVSDQELQNASASVDDSRLEELKTLLPSTQAASQFKLCPIEFEKDDETNFHMDFIVAASNLRAENYDIPPADRHKSKLIAGKIIPAIATTTAAVVGLVCLELLKIIQGHKKLESYKNGFMNLALPFFAFSEPIGAPKHKYYEIDWTLWDRFEVKGIQPNGEEMTLRQFLDYFKNEHKLEITMLSQGVSMLYSFFMPAAKLKERLDLPMTEIVTKVSKKKLGKHVKALVFELCCNDETEEDVEVPYVRYTIR; translated from the exons ATGTCCAGCTCGCCGCTGTCCAAGAAGCGTCGCGTGTCAGGATCAGAGACGAAGACGGGATCCCATTGCTCCTCCTCAAACTCTGTCAGAACCGAACTGTCTCACACACCAGCTAAC GGCATGGCTAAGAATGGAAATGATGCTGAGATCGATGAGGGCTTGTACTCCAGACAGCT GTACGTACTGGGCCATGATGCTATGAAACGCATGCAGATCTCCAGTGTTCTGATCTCAGGGCTGCGAGGTTTGGGTGTAGAGATTGCCAAGAATGTCATTTTGGGAGGCGTCAAGAGTGTCACCCTGCACGACCAGGGTGTGGCTGAGTGGAAGGACCTTTCGTCACAG TTTTACCTGCGTGAGGAGGATCTTGGGAAGAACCGTGCAGAGGTCAGTCAGCTTCGACTGGCAGAACTCAACAGCTATGTGCCTGTTACCTCCTTCACTGGCGCCCTCACCAATGAATACCTGACCAAATTTCAG GTTGTTGTGCTTACCAACTccagccttgatgagcaaaaaCGCATCGGTGACTTCTGCCATAGTAATGGCATTAAGTTTATCGTGGCAGACACGCGTGGGCTGTTTGG GCAACTGTTCTGTGATTTTGGGGAGGAAATGGCTGTGTTTGACATCAATGGAGAGCAGCCACTGAGCGCCATGATCTCAATGATCACAAAG gacagtgctggtgtggttacatgtcTGGATGAAGCACGGCATGGATTTGAGAGTGGAGATTTCGTCACTTTCACAGAAGTGCAGGGCATGACAGAGCTCAATGGCTGTGATCCAATAGAGATCAAGTCACTGG GTCCTTACACCTTCAGCATCTGTGACACCAGCTCATTCTCGGACTATGTGAGAGGTGGTATTGTCACACAAGTGAAGATGCCCAAAATAGTTGCCTTT AAATCCCTGTCCTCTTCCATGGCCGAACCAGAGTTTGTGTTGACAGATTTTGCCAAATTTGATCGTCCAGGCCAACTGCACATGGGCTTTCAGGCACTGCACGCATTTGAGAAGAAGCACAGTCGTCTACCGAAGCCCTGGAGTCAG TCTGATGCGGACGAGCTTGTGGCTCTGGCTGAGGAGGTGAATGCTGCACAGTCCGGATCTGCCAAGCAAGAGCAGCTGGACCAGGCAGTCATCAAAAAACTGTCCTGCGTGGCTGCCGGAGACCTGGCACCCATTAATGCCTTTATTGGTGGGCTTGCTGCCCAGGAGGTTATGAAG gcttgCACAGGGAAGTTTATGCCCATCATGCAGTGGCTGTATTTTGATGCTTTGGAGTGCTTATCTGAGGCTGAGGATGCCGTTCTGACAGAGGAAGAATGTGCACCT AGGAACTGCCGGTATGATAGCCAGATTGCTGTTTTTGGGTCCAAGCTGCAGGAGCTGTTAGCCAAACAGCGATATTTTCTG GTTGGTGCTGGAGCCATTGGTTGTGAGCTGCTGAAAAACTTTGCTATGATGGGCTTGGCCAGCGGTGAAGGAGAGGTCATAGTTACTGACATGGACACTATAGAGAAGTCCAATCTCAATCGACAGTTCCTCTTTAGGCCATGGGACGTTACG AAGATGAAGAGCGAGACCGCCGCTGCAGCCGTGAAGCAGATGAACCCATCAATCCGCATCACAGGTCATCAGAACCGTGTAGGGCCTGAGACTGAGAAGGTCTATGATGATGACTTCTTTGAAAGCCTCGATGGAGTGACAAATGCTCTTGACAATGTAGATGCCC GTATGTATATGGACCGGAGGTGTGTGTACTACTGTAAGCCATTATTGGAGTCTGGTACTCTAGGCACCAAAGGGAACGTGCAGGTGGTCATTCCCTTCCTCACAGAGTCGTACAGCTCCAGCCAGGATCCTCCAGAGAAGTCCATTCCTATCTGCACGCTCAAAAACTTCCCTAATGCAATCGAACACACCCTTCAG TGGGCTCGTGACGAGTTTGAAGGACTTTTCAAACAGCCTGCTGAAAACGCCTTGCAGTATATGAC AGACCCAAAGTTTATGGAGCGCACACTGAAGCTCCCTGGAGCACAGCCGTTGGACGTGGTGGAGGCAGTATATAAAAGCCTGGTGACGGATTTCCCACGCAGCTGGGAGGACTGTGTAGTCTGGGCCCGCAACCACTGGCAGTGTCAATATAACAACAACATCCGTCAGCTACTGCACAATTTCCCCCCAGACCAG ctTACAAGTTCTGGGGCGCCATTCTGGTCAGGTCCAAAAAGATGTCCTCATCCATTGGAATTCAGCACTAACAAT GATCTTCACATGGACTACATTATGGCAGCAGCTAACTTGTTTGCCCAGTCATATGGCCTGCCGGGCTCCACTGAGCGTTCTGCTCTGTCTAAGCTACTGCAGGATATTAAAGTGCCTGAGTTCATACCCAAATCAGGAATCAAGATCCATGTGTCTGATCAGGAGCTGCAGAATGCCAGTGCATCAGTCG ATGACTCTAGGCTTGAAGAACTGAAGACACTGTTGCCTTCTACACAAGCAGCTTCTCAATTTAAGCTCTGTCCCATTGAGTTCGAAAAG GACGATGAAACAAACTTTCATATGGACTTCATTGTAGCAGCTTCTAATCTAAGAGCAGAGAACTACGACATTCCTCCTGCAGATAGACACAAG agCAAACTCATTGCTGGAAAAATCATTCCAGCAATTGCCACGACGACAGCTGCCGTGGTGGGTCTGGTGTGTCTGGAGCTGCTGAAGATCATTCAGGGGCACAAGAAGCTCGAGTCTTACAAGAACGGCTTCATGAACCTTGCTCTGCCTTTCTTCGCCTTCTCTGAGCCCATAGGTGCTCCTAAACACAAG TATTATGAGATTGATTGGACGCTTTGGGACCGTTTTGAGGTGAAGGGCATTCAGCCCAATGGTGAAGAAATGACACTCCGACAGTTCTTGGACTATTTCAAG AATGAACACAAACTGGAGATCACTATGCTCTCTCAGGGAGTTTCCATGCTCTACTCTTTCTTCATGCCTGCGGCCAAGCTTAAAGAACGGCTGGACCTGCC GATGACTGAGATCGTGACTAAGGTGTCTAAGAAGAAACTGGGGAAGCATGTTAAAGCACTAGTTTTTGAGCTCTGCTGCAATGATGAGACAGAAGAGGATGTAGAGGTCCCCTATGTCAGATACACCATCCGCTGA
- the LOC132129696 gene encoding ubiquitin-like modifier-activating enzyme 1 isoform X2, with amino-acid sequence MAKNGNDAEIDEGLYSRQLYVLGHDAMKRMQISSVLISGLRGLGVEIAKNVILGGVKSVTLHDQGVAEWKDLSSQFYLREEDLGKNRAEVSQLRLAELNSYVPVTSFTGALTNEYLTKFQVVVLTNSSLDEQKRIGDFCHSNGIKFIVADTRGLFGQLFCDFGEEMAVFDINGEQPLSAMISMITKDSAGVVTCLDEARHGFESGDFVTFTEVQGMTELNGCDPIEIKSLGPYTFSICDTSSFSDYVRGGIVTQVKMPKIVAFKSLSSSMAEPEFVLTDFAKFDRPGQLHMGFQALHAFEKKHSRLPKPWSQSDADELVALAEEVNAAQSGSAKQEQLDQAVIKKLSCVAAGDLAPINAFIGGLAAQEVMKACTGKFMPIMQWLYFDALECLSEAEDAVLTEEECAPRNCRYDSQIAVFGSKLQELLAKQRYFLVGAGAIGCELLKNFAMMGLASGEGEVIVTDMDTIEKSNLNRQFLFRPWDVTKMKSETAAAAVKQMNPSIRITGHQNRVGPETEKVYDDDFFESLDGVTNALDNVDARMYMDRRCVYYCKPLLESGTLGTKGNVQVVIPFLTESYSSSQDPPEKSIPICTLKNFPNAIEHTLQWARDEFEGLFKQPAENALQYMTDPKFMERTLKLPGAQPLDVVEAVYKSLVTDFPRSWEDCVVWARNHWQCQYNNNIRQLLHNFPPDQLTSSGAPFWSGPKRCPHPLEFSTNNDLHMDYIMAAANLFAQSYGLPGSTERSALSKLLQDIKVPEFIPKSGIKIHVSDQELQNASASVDDSRLEELKTLLPSTQAASQFKLCPIEFEKDDETNFHMDFIVAASNLRAENYDIPPADRHKSKLIAGKIIPAIATTTAAVVGLVCLELLKIIQGHKKLESYKNGFMNLALPFFAFSEPIGAPKHKYYEIDWTLWDRFEVKGIQPNGEEMTLRQFLDYFKNEHKLEITMLSQGVSMLYSFFMPAAKLKERLDLPMTEIVTKVSKKKLGKHVKALVFELCCNDETEEDVEVPYVRYTIR; translated from the exons ATGGCTAAGAATGGAAATGATGCTGAGATCGATGAGGGCTTGTACTCCAGACAGCT GTACGTACTGGGCCATGATGCTATGAAACGCATGCAGATCTCCAGTGTTCTGATCTCAGGGCTGCGAGGTTTGGGTGTAGAGATTGCCAAGAATGTCATTTTGGGAGGCGTCAAGAGTGTCACCCTGCACGACCAGGGTGTGGCTGAGTGGAAGGACCTTTCGTCACAG TTTTACCTGCGTGAGGAGGATCTTGGGAAGAACCGTGCAGAGGTCAGTCAGCTTCGACTGGCAGAACTCAACAGCTATGTGCCTGTTACCTCCTTCACTGGCGCCCTCACCAATGAATACCTGACCAAATTTCAG GTTGTTGTGCTTACCAACTccagccttgatgagcaaaaaCGCATCGGTGACTTCTGCCATAGTAATGGCATTAAGTTTATCGTGGCAGACACGCGTGGGCTGTTTGG GCAACTGTTCTGTGATTTTGGGGAGGAAATGGCTGTGTTTGACATCAATGGAGAGCAGCCACTGAGCGCCATGATCTCAATGATCACAAAG gacagtgctggtgtggttacatgtcTGGATGAAGCACGGCATGGATTTGAGAGTGGAGATTTCGTCACTTTCACAGAAGTGCAGGGCATGACAGAGCTCAATGGCTGTGATCCAATAGAGATCAAGTCACTGG GTCCTTACACCTTCAGCATCTGTGACACCAGCTCATTCTCGGACTATGTGAGAGGTGGTATTGTCACACAAGTGAAGATGCCCAAAATAGTTGCCTTT AAATCCCTGTCCTCTTCCATGGCCGAACCAGAGTTTGTGTTGACAGATTTTGCCAAATTTGATCGTCCAGGCCAACTGCACATGGGCTTTCAGGCACTGCACGCATTTGAGAAGAAGCACAGTCGTCTACCGAAGCCCTGGAGTCAG TCTGATGCGGACGAGCTTGTGGCTCTGGCTGAGGAGGTGAATGCTGCACAGTCCGGATCTGCCAAGCAAGAGCAGCTGGACCAGGCAGTCATCAAAAAACTGTCCTGCGTGGCTGCCGGAGACCTGGCACCCATTAATGCCTTTATTGGTGGGCTTGCTGCCCAGGAGGTTATGAAG gcttgCACAGGGAAGTTTATGCCCATCATGCAGTGGCTGTATTTTGATGCTTTGGAGTGCTTATCTGAGGCTGAGGATGCCGTTCTGACAGAGGAAGAATGTGCACCT AGGAACTGCCGGTATGATAGCCAGATTGCTGTTTTTGGGTCCAAGCTGCAGGAGCTGTTAGCCAAACAGCGATATTTTCTG GTTGGTGCTGGAGCCATTGGTTGTGAGCTGCTGAAAAACTTTGCTATGATGGGCTTGGCCAGCGGTGAAGGAGAGGTCATAGTTACTGACATGGACACTATAGAGAAGTCCAATCTCAATCGACAGTTCCTCTTTAGGCCATGGGACGTTACG AAGATGAAGAGCGAGACCGCCGCTGCAGCCGTGAAGCAGATGAACCCATCAATCCGCATCACAGGTCATCAGAACCGTGTAGGGCCTGAGACTGAGAAGGTCTATGATGATGACTTCTTTGAAAGCCTCGATGGAGTGACAAATGCTCTTGACAATGTAGATGCCC GTATGTATATGGACCGGAGGTGTGTGTACTACTGTAAGCCATTATTGGAGTCTGGTACTCTAGGCACCAAAGGGAACGTGCAGGTGGTCATTCCCTTCCTCACAGAGTCGTACAGCTCCAGCCAGGATCCTCCAGAGAAGTCCATTCCTATCTGCACGCTCAAAAACTTCCCTAATGCAATCGAACACACCCTTCAG TGGGCTCGTGACGAGTTTGAAGGACTTTTCAAACAGCCTGCTGAAAACGCCTTGCAGTATATGAC AGACCCAAAGTTTATGGAGCGCACACTGAAGCTCCCTGGAGCACAGCCGTTGGACGTGGTGGAGGCAGTATATAAAAGCCTGGTGACGGATTTCCCACGCAGCTGGGAGGACTGTGTAGTCTGGGCCCGCAACCACTGGCAGTGTCAATATAACAACAACATCCGTCAGCTACTGCACAATTTCCCCCCAGACCAG ctTACAAGTTCTGGGGCGCCATTCTGGTCAGGTCCAAAAAGATGTCCTCATCCATTGGAATTCAGCACTAACAAT GATCTTCACATGGACTACATTATGGCAGCAGCTAACTTGTTTGCCCAGTCATATGGCCTGCCGGGCTCCACTGAGCGTTCTGCTCTGTCTAAGCTACTGCAGGATATTAAAGTGCCTGAGTTCATACCCAAATCAGGAATCAAGATCCATGTGTCTGATCAGGAGCTGCAGAATGCCAGTGCATCAGTCG ATGACTCTAGGCTTGAAGAACTGAAGACACTGTTGCCTTCTACACAAGCAGCTTCTCAATTTAAGCTCTGTCCCATTGAGTTCGAAAAG GACGATGAAACAAACTTTCATATGGACTTCATTGTAGCAGCTTCTAATCTAAGAGCAGAGAACTACGACATTCCTCCTGCAGATAGACACAAG agCAAACTCATTGCTGGAAAAATCATTCCAGCAATTGCCACGACGACAGCTGCCGTGGTGGGTCTGGTGTGTCTGGAGCTGCTGAAGATCATTCAGGGGCACAAGAAGCTCGAGTCTTACAAGAACGGCTTCATGAACCTTGCTCTGCCTTTCTTCGCCTTCTCTGAGCCCATAGGTGCTCCTAAACACAAG TATTATGAGATTGATTGGACGCTTTGGGACCGTTTTGAGGTGAAGGGCATTCAGCCCAATGGTGAAGAAATGACACTCCGACAGTTCTTGGACTATTTCAAG AATGAACACAAACTGGAGATCACTATGCTCTCTCAGGGAGTTTCCATGCTCTACTCTTTCTTCATGCCTGCGGCCAAGCTTAAAGAACGGCTGGACCTGCC GATGACTGAGATCGTGACTAAGGTGTCTAAGAAGAAACTGGGGAAGCATGTTAAAGCACTAGTTTTTGAGCTCTGCTGCAATGATGAGACAGAAGAGGATGTAGAGGTCCCCTATGTCAGATACACCATCCGCTGA
- the LOC132129397 gene encoding rho guanine nucleotide exchange factor 3-like isoform X1, producing the protein MELEETEVDTSPSWSPVSRDRLLTCAMLPDIAGKKRKQDPSSDAENSTRILEDYEDDDFPISDHIQDSEGPCNKRVKPVDKSASVTGIITPVKTPALKRLGQSIQRSISFRTEARPLPPMPIRTRQKASSFPRRRSSQLWSDTVDSLSHELSTKEIKRQEIIYELTQGEKQLIEDLSLVKKVYYEPMLKLDIMTESELGQIFGTLDSLIPLHEDLLTRLEGLRGAEKTVQEVGPTMMDWFPCLEAYITYCCNQVGAKALLDQKKQDRRVEHFLRLCQESSFSRKLDLWNFLDLPRSRLVKYPLLLKEIQKSTPPEHPDEEALPEAIELIQKIITEVNLKTGEAECQFYRRGLCYSEDSQRVPEIQASRFLYCHGELKSTKGQKLHVFLFELVLVLTRPVAQDREEPAQFQVYRQPLPAVHLHLEDLPDGEPSSSGSFRGAFTGNDKVKNCFRVSTTGRSKSQSHSLQANDSFNKQQWISCLRQAMVQSRDKHAQTSHFKPSERLSPDPAFYNNIAELNINSDVEMPDT; encoded by the exons ATGGAACTTGAAGAGACGGAGGTTGATACATCACCTTCCTG GTCTCCTGTATCTAGAGACAGGCTCCTCACATGTGCAATGCTGCCAGATATCGCAGGG aagaaaagaaaacaagaccCAAGTAGTGATGCTGAGAATTCAACCCGAATCTTGGAGGACTAT GAAGACGATGACTTTCCCATCAGTGACCACATACAAGATTCTGAG GGTCCATGTAACAAAAGAGTCAAACCAGTTGACAAAAGTGCTTCAGTCACTGGTATCATAACACCGGTGAAGACCCCAGCACTGAAACGCTTGGGCCAGTCCATACAG cgTTCAATCAGTTTCCGGACAGAGGCCCGTCCGTTGCCTCCAATGCCAATAAGAACCCGTCAGAAGGCCTCTTCCTTTCCTCGGCGGCGGAGCAGCCAGCTGTGGAGTGATACTGTTGACAGTCTGAGCCACGAGCTCAGTACCAAAGAGATCAAGAGACAAGAG ATAATCTATGAGTTGACCCAGGGTGAGAAACAGCTCATTGAGGATCTAAGTCTAGTGAAAAAG GTGTACTATGAACCAATGCTGAAATTAGACATCATGACAGAAAGTGAGCTTGGCCAGATATTTGGAACCCTTGATTCTTTAATACCACTTCATGAAG ATCTTTTAACTCGTCTTGAAGGCCTTCGTGGAGCAGAGAAGACTGTGCAAGAGGTCGGCCCGACCATGATGGACTGG TTTCCATGTCTGGAGGCATATATCACATACTGCTGTAACCAGGTTGGGGCAAAAGCGCTGCTCGATCAAAAGAAACAGGACCGGCGGGTTGAGCATTTCTTGCGGCTGTGCCAGGAGTCGTCCTTCAGCAGAAAGCTGGATCTGTGGAACTTTCTGGACTTGCCTCGCAGCAGGCTGGTGAAATATCCTCTACTGTTAAAGGAGATTCAGAAGAGCACTCCACCTGAGCATCCGGACGAAGAAGCGCTGCCAGAGGCA ATAGAACTTATCCAAAAGATTATAACAGAAGTCAATCTTAAAACTGGAGAGGCTGAGTGTCAGTTTTACAGAAGGGGGCTGTGCTACTCAGAAGACAGCCAGAGGGTTCCAGAAATCCAGGCATCTCGTTTTTTATACTGCCATGGTGAACTGAAGAGTACTAAAGGACAG AAGCTGCATGTGTTCCTCTTTGAGCTGGTATTGGTTTTGACCCGACCAGTGGCACAGGACAGGGAAGAACCAGCACAGTTCCAGGTGTATCGTCAGCCCCTCCCAGCTGTTCACCTCCATCTGGAAGACCTACCTGATGGAGAGCCAAGCAGCTCTGGATCCTTTCGTGGGGCTTTTACGGGCAATGATAAAG TGAAGAACTGTTTTCGTGTGAGCACCACAGGACGCTCCAAGTCTCAATCCCACAGCCTGCAGGCTAATGACTCCTTCAATAAGCAGCAATGGATTTCATGTCTGCGCCAAGCAATGGTCCAGTCACGGGACAAACATGCTCAAACCAGCCACTTCAAACCCTCTGAGCGTTTAAGCCCTGACCCTGCCTTCTATAACAACATCGCTGAACTCAACATTAACTCTGATGTGGAGATGCCAGACACATAA
- the LOC132129397 gene encoding rho guanine nucleotide exchange factor 3-like isoform X2, with the protein MELEETEVDTSPSWSPVSRDRLLTCAMLPDIAGKKRKQDPSSDAENSTRILEDYEDDDFPISDHIQDSEGPCNKRVKPVDKSASVTGIITPVKTPALKRLGQSIQRSISFRTEARPLPPMPIRTRQKASSFPRRRSSQLWSDTVDSLSHELSTKEIKRQEIIYELTQGEKQLIEDLSLVKKVYYEPMLKLDIMTESELGQIFGTLDSLIPLHEDLLTRLEGLRGAEKTVQEVGPTMMDWFPCLEAYITYCCNQVGAKALLDQKKQDRRVEHFLRLCQESSFSRKLDLWNFLDLPRSRLVKYPLLLKEIQKSTPPEHPDEEALPEAIELIQKIITEVNLKTGEAECQFYRRGLCYSEDSQRVPEIQASRFLYCHGELKSTKGQKLHVFLFELVLVLTRPVAQDREEPAQFQVYRQPLPAVHLHLEDLPDGEPSSSGSFRGAFTGNDKVKNCFRVSTTGRSKSQSHSLQANDSFNKQQWISCLRQAMVQSRDKHAQSPDPAFYNNIAELNINSDVEMPDT; encoded by the exons ATGGAACTTGAAGAGACGGAGGTTGATACATCACCTTCCTG GTCTCCTGTATCTAGAGACAGGCTCCTCACATGTGCAATGCTGCCAGATATCGCAGGG aagaaaagaaaacaagaccCAAGTAGTGATGCTGAGAATTCAACCCGAATCTTGGAGGACTAT GAAGACGATGACTTTCCCATCAGTGACCACATACAAGATTCTGAG GGTCCATGTAACAAAAGAGTCAAACCAGTTGACAAAAGTGCTTCAGTCACTGGTATCATAACACCGGTGAAGACCCCAGCACTGAAACGCTTGGGCCAGTCCATACAG cgTTCAATCAGTTTCCGGACAGAGGCCCGTCCGTTGCCTCCAATGCCAATAAGAACCCGTCAGAAGGCCTCTTCCTTTCCTCGGCGGCGGAGCAGCCAGCTGTGGAGTGATACTGTTGACAGTCTGAGCCACGAGCTCAGTACCAAAGAGATCAAGAGACAAGAG ATAATCTATGAGTTGACCCAGGGTGAGAAACAGCTCATTGAGGATCTAAGTCTAGTGAAAAAG GTGTACTATGAACCAATGCTGAAATTAGACATCATGACAGAAAGTGAGCTTGGCCAGATATTTGGAACCCTTGATTCTTTAATACCACTTCATGAAG ATCTTTTAACTCGTCTTGAAGGCCTTCGTGGAGCAGAGAAGACTGTGCAAGAGGTCGGCCCGACCATGATGGACTGG TTTCCATGTCTGGAGGCATATATCACATACTGCTGTAACCAGGTTGGGGCAAAAGCGCTGCTCGATCAAAAGAAACAGGACCGGCGGGTTGAGCATTTCTTGCGGCTGTGCCAGGAGTCGTCCTTCAGCAGAAAGCTGGATCTGTGGAACTTTCTGGACTTGCCTCGCAGCAGGCTGGTGAAATATCCTCTACTGTTAAAGGAGATTCAGAAGAGCACTCCACCTGAGCATCCGGACGAAGAAGCGCTGCCAGAGGCA ATAGAACTTATCCAAAAGATTATAACAGAAGTCAATCTTAAAACTGGAGAGGCTGAGTGTCAGTTTTACAGAAGGGGGCTGTGCTACTCAGAAGACAGCCAGAGGGTTCCAGAAATCCAGGCATCTCGTTTTTTATACTGCCATGGTGAACTGAAGAGTACTAAAGGACAG AAGCTGCATGTGTTCCTCTTTGAGCTGGTATTGGTTTTGACCCGACCAGTGGCACAGGACAGGGAAGAACCAGCACAGTTCCAGGTGTATCGTCAGCCCCTCCCAGCTGTTCACCTCCATCTGGAAGACCTACCTGATGGAGAGCCAAGCAGCTCTGGATCCTTTCGTGGGGCTTTTACGGGCAATGATAAAG TGAAGAACTGTTTTCGTGTGAGCACCACAGGACGCTCCAAGTCTCAATCCCACAGCCTGCAGGCTAATGACTCCTTCAATAAGCAGCAATGGATTTCATGTCTGCGCCAAGCAATGGTCCAGTCACGGGACAAACATGCTCA AAGCCCTGACCCTGCCTTCTATAACAACATCGCTGAACTCAACATTAACTCTGATGTGGAGATGCCAGACACATAA